Proteins from a genomic interval of Musa acuminata AAA Group cultivar baxijiao chromosome BXJ1-9, Cavendish_Baxijiao_AAA, whole genome shotgun sequence:
- the LOC135592234 gene encoding multiprotein-bridging factor 1a-like: MAGNGPITQDWEPIVIRKKAPTAAAKKDEKAVNAARRSGAEIETVKKSTAGTNKAASSSTSLNTRKLDEETENLTHERVSSELKKNIMQARLGKKLTQAQLGQLINEKPQVIQEYESGKAIPNQQIITKLERVLGVKLRGKK; the protein is encoded by the exons ATGGCAGGGAACGGTCCCATCACGCAAGACTGGGAGCCCATTGTGATCCGCAAGAAGGCGCCCACCGCCGCTGCCAAGAAGGACGAGAAGGCCGTCAACGCCGCCCGACGCAGTGGAGCCGAGATCGAAACTGTCAAGAAGT CTACCGCTGGTACGAACAAGGCCGCTTCTAGCAGCACTTCTCTGAATACGAGGAAGCTCGACGAGGAGACTGAGAATCTTACTC ATGAGCGAGTGTCAAGCGAACTGAAGAAGAACATTATGCAAGCTCGACTGGGTAAGAAGTTAACCCAGGCTCAACTTGGACAG CTAATTAATGAGAAGCCCCAAGTGATCCAAGAATATGAGTCAGGAAAGGCTATTCCAAATCAACAGATAATTACCAAACTAGAAAGGGTGCTTGGAGTGAAGCTTCGAGGTAAAAAGTAG
- the LOC135594173 gene encoding glyoxylase I 4-like: protein MGVEMVQEEAMSSMPPLMSLNHVSFMCRSVSQSVKFYQEVLGFVSIKRPSSFSFKGAWLFNYGIGIHLLQCNTSEENLPKRKGVINPKDNHISFQCSNMKLLMLKLKKMGVEYVTAKVEEEGIQVDQLFFHDPDGNMIEICNCDNLPVLPLSPCRLRR, encoded by the exons ATGGGTGTGGAGATGGTCCAAGAGGAGGCAATGTCGTCGATGCCGCCATTGATGTCGCTGAACCATGTGTCATTCATGTGCCGATCGGTAAGCCAGTCGGTGAAGTTCTACCAGGAGGTGCTCGGCTTTGTCAGCATCAAGAGGCCTTCTTCCTTCAGCTTCAAAGGCGCTTG gTTGTTCAACTACGGAATTGGCATTCATTTGCTGCAGTGCAACACATCGGAGGAGAACCTCCCCAAGAGAAAGGGAGTGATCAACCCCAAGGACAACCACATCTCCTTCCAGTGCTCCAACATGAAGCTCTTGATGCTGAAGCTGAAGAAGATGGGCGTGGAGTACGTGACCGCCAAGGTGGAGGAGGAAGGCATTCAGGTGGACCAGCTCTTCTTCCACGACCCAGATGGAAACATGATCGAGATCTGCAACTGCGACAACCTCCCCGTACTCCCCCTCTCGCCATGCCGTCTCAGACGATAA
- the LOC103996561 gene encoding ABC transporter I family member 6, chloroplastic, with protein MALLTYSSTIPFSSSSSPSSLSSRRFPATPFRTHVSGPLNPWRFRSRLPRPHAPTRAKATLTVDSPATGDASSRNGPPRVLLEVKDLKAVIKESGQEILRGVNLTIHGGEVHAIMGKNGSGKSTFSKVLVGHQDYDVTGGSVLFKDQNLLEMEPEERSHVGLFMSFQTPVEIPGVSNFDFLLMAFNARRKNHGLPPVEPLEFYSLVTPKVASLNMNPKFLDRNVNEGFSGGEKKRNEILQLAVLEADLAILDEIDSGLDVDALQDVAKAVNGLLTPNNSVLIITHYQRLLECIKPSYVHIMEDGMIVRTGDVSLAEQLEREGYRGISMS; from the exons ATGGCTCTTCTCACCTATTCCTCCAccattcccttctcctcctcgtctTCGCCTAGTTCCCTCTCATCTCGACGCTTTCCCGCGACGCCCTTCCGAACTCATGTCTCGGGACCTCTCAATCCCTGGCGGTTCCGGTCCCGCCTTCCCCGCCCTCACGCCCCTACGCGGGCGAAGGCGACGCTTACCGTCGACTCCCCGGCCACGGGCGATGCCTCCTCCAGGAACGGTCCCCCGAGGGTCCTACTGGAGGTGAAGGATTTGAAGGCCGTCATCAAGGAGTCCGGGCAGGAGATCTTGCGGGGTGTCAATCTAACCATCCACGGGGGCGAG GTTCACGCGATTATGGGGAAGAATGGATCCGGAAAGAGCACGTTTTCAAAG GTTCTTGTTGGCCATCAAGATTATGATGTAACTGGAGGTAGTGTGCTTTTCAAAGACCAGAACTTGCTTGAAATGGAACCAGAAGAAAGGTCCCATGTTGGGCTTTTCATGAGTTTTCAGACCCCTGTGGAGATACCAGGTGTAAGCAACTTTGACTTTCTGCTCATGGCATTCAATGCTCGAAGAAAAAACCATGGGCTACCACCGGTAGAACCTCTCGAG TTCTACAGTTTGGTGACTCCTAAGGTCGCTTCTTTGAATATGAATCCAAAATTTCTTGACAGAAATGTAAATGAAGGCTTCAGTGGTGGTGAAAAGAAACGGAATGAAATCCTGCAACTTGCA GTTCTTGAGGCAGATTTGGCTATTCTAGATGAAATTGATTCAGGGTTAGATGTCGATGCACTTCAAGATGTAGCAAAAGCAGTTAATGGGCTGTTAACACCGAATAATTCTGTCTTGATTATCACACATTATCAACGCCTTCTGGAGTGTATCAAACCGAGCTATGTTCATATAATG GAGGATGGCATGATTGTAAGGACAGGTGATGTTTCACTAGCAGAACAGCTAGAGAGGGAGGGATACAGaggcatctctatgtcataa
- the LOC135585640 gene encoding uncharacterized protein At4g06598-like isoform X1, producing the protein MFIAIRVKENTATGDQFVQIVMVTDLDCTMSNPQGPPNFGNLQSGGWHSFLPPKCPIFTTSTSADFVGTKENSISREGLRTHQRTASESFLLEEQPSWLDDLLNESEMPVRKGSHRRSSSDSFAYLDTSSISWNGDSLAQDDHKHRTSAAVPSWGPQEFDYLKDMQLASYYNDANSTGGTRSRGLEFSKKMATYPSNSLPSAKDKLVLPGSSSATKKSDALSSTLMEGQVKEECSQDQVGSSDTKEGPQAKHSQSEMEARRAKQQFAQRSRVRKLQYIAELERNVQALQAKGLELSAQLQFLDQQNLILNLENKALKQQLDCLVHEHLVKCLQHETLGQEAARLRTLYHRQQQQQQQQPPPTHRRSKSRDLDSQFANLSLKGNESSSGPGQLHI; encoded by the exons ATGTTTATCGCAATCCGCGTCAAGGAAAACACGGCGACCGGCGACCAATTCGTCCAAA TTGTAATGGTAACAGACTTGGATTGCACGATGTCGAACCCACAAGGTCCACCCAACTTTGGAAACTTGCAGTCTGGTGGATGGCATTCCTTCCTTCCTCCAAAATGTCCCATTTTTACTACATCAACATCTGCAGATTTTGTAGGTACTAAAGAAAATTCAATATCTAGGGAGGGGTTAAGAACGCACCAGCGTACTGCATCTGAGAGTTTTCTTCTTGAGGAGCAGCCCTCTTGGCTTGATGACCTTCTTAATGAGTCTGAGATGCCTGTGCGGAAAGGATCTCATCGGCGGTCATCTAGTGACTCTTTTGCATACCTGGACACATCTAGTATTTCATGGAATGGAGACAGTTTAGCCCAGGATGACCACAAGCATCGTACTTCAGCAGCAGTGCCTTCATGGGGACCTCAGGAATTTGATTACCTCAAAGACATGCAGCTTGCATCTTATTATAATGATGCAAATTCAACAGGAGGAACTCGAAGTAGAGGCTTAGAGTTTAGCAAGAAAATGGCTACCTATCCAAGCAACAGTCTTCCATCAGCAAAGGACAAGCTTGTACTTCCAGGTTCATCTTCTGCTACAAAGAAGTCTGATGCTTTATCATCTACTCTCATGGAAGGCCAAGTCAAAGAGGAATGTAGTCAAGATCAGGTAGGCTCTTCTGATACCAAGGAAGGCCCTCAGGCTAAGCACAGTCAATCTGAGATGGAAGCAAGGCGAGCTAAACA GCAATTTGCTCAAAGATCTCGAGTACGCAAGCTTCAGTACATTGCTGAGCTGGAGAGAAATGTTCAGGCATTACAGGCAA AAGGACTGGAACTTTCAGCTCAACTGCAGTTTTTGGATCAGCAGAACCTTATACTGAACTTGGAGAACAAAGCCCTGAAGCAACAACTGGATTGCCTTGTACATGAGCATCTTGTGAAATGCC TTCAGCATGAGACATTGGGCCAAGAGGCTGCACGACTTCGAACTTTGTATCATCGtcaacaacaacagcagcagcagcagccacctCCTACTCACAGACGCAGTAAAAGTAGGGACCTTGATTCTCAGTTTGCCAATCTCTCCTTAAAAGGAAATGAATCAAGTTCAGGTCCTGGTCAGCTCCACATTTGA
- the LOC135585640 gene encoding uncharacterized protein At4g06598-like isoform X2: MFIAIRVKENTATGDQFVQNLDCTMSNPQGPPNFGNLQSGGWHSFLPPKCPIFTTSTSADFVGTKENSISREGLRTHQRTASESFLLEEQPSWLDDLLNESEMPVRKGSHRRSSSDSFAYLDTSSISWNGDSLAQDDHKHRTSAAVPSWGPQEFDYLKDMQLASYYNDANSTGGTRSRGLEFSKKMATYPSNSLPSAKDKLVLPGSSSATKKSDALSSTLMEGQVKEECSQDQVGSSDTKEGPQAKHSQSEMEARRAKQQFAQRSRVRKLQYIAELERNVQALQAKGLELSAQLQFLDQQNLILNLENKALKQQLDCLVHEHLVKCLQHETLGQEAARLRTLYHRQQQQQQQQPPPTHRRSKSRDLDSQFANLSLKGNESSSGPGQLHI, translated from the exons ATGTTTATCGCAATCCGCGTCAAGGAAAACACGGCGACCGGCGACCAATTCGTCCAAA ACTTGGATTGCACGATGTCGAACCCACAAGGTCCACCCAACTTTGGAAACTTGCAGTCTGGTGGATGGCATTCCTTCCTTCCTCCAAAATGTCCCATTTTTACTACATCAACATCTGCAGATTTTGTAGGTACTAAAGAAAATTCAATATCTAGGGAGGGGTTAAGAACGCACCAGCGTACTGCATCTGAGAGTTTTCTTCTTGAGGAGCAGCCCTCTTGGCTTGATGACCTTCTTAATGAGTCTGAGATGCCTGTGCGGAAAGGATCTCATCGGCGGTCATCTAGTGACTCTTTTGCATACCTGGACACATCTAGTATTTCATGGAATGGAGACAGTTTAGCCCAGGATGACCACAAGCATCGTACTTCAGCAGCAGTGCCTTCATGGGGACCTCAGGAATTTGATTACCTCAAAGACATGCAGCTTGCATCTTATTATAATGATGCAAATTCAACAGGAGGAACTCGAAGTAGAGGCTTAGAGTTTAGCAAGAAAATGGCTACCTATCCAAGCAACAGTCTTCCATCAGCAAAGGACAAGCTTGTACTTCCAGGTTCATCTTCTGCTACAAAGAAGTCTGATGCTTTATCATCTACTCTCATGGAAGGCCAAGTCAAAGAGGAATGTAGTCAAGATCAGGTAGGCTCTTCTGATACCAAGGAAGGCCCTCAGGCTAAGCACAGTCAATCTGAGATGGAAGCAAGGCGAGCTAAACA GCAATTTGCTCAAAGATCTCGAGTACGCAAGCTTCAGTACATTGCTGAGCTGGAGAGAAATGTTCAGGCATTACAGGCAA AAGGACTGGAACTTTCAGCTCAACTGCAGTTTTTGGATCAGCAGAACCTTATACTGAACTTGGAGAACAAAGCCCTGAAGCAACAACTGGATTGCCTTGTACATGAGCATCTTGTGAAATGCC TTCAGCATGAGACATTGGGCCAAGAGGCTGCACGACTTCGAACTTTGTATCATCGtcaacaacaacagcagcagcagcagccacctCCTACTCACAGACGCAGTAAAAGTAGGGACCTTGATTCTCAGTTTGCCAATCTCTCCTTAAAAGGAAATGAATCAAGTTCAGGTCCTGGTCAGCTCCACATTTGA
- the LOC135585640 gene encoding uncharacterized protein At4g06598-like isoform X4, with the protein MSNPQGPPNFGNLQSGGWHSFLPPKCPIFTTSTSADFVGTKENSISREGLRTHQRTASESFLLEEQPSWLDDLLNESEMPVRKGSHRRSSSDSFAYLDTSSISWNGDSLAQDDHKHRTSAAVPSWGPQEFDYLKDMQLASYYNDANSTGGTRSRGLEFSKKMATYPSNSLPSAKDKLVLPGSSSATKKSDALSSTLMEGQVKEECSQDQVGSSDTKEGPQAKHSQSEMEARRAKQQFAQRSRVRKLQYIAELERNVQALQAKGLELSAQLQFLDQQNLILNLENKALKQQLDCLVHEHLVKCLQHETLGQEAARLRTLYHRQQQQQQQQPPPTHRRSKSRDLDSQFANLSLKGNESSSGPGQLHI; encoded by the exons ATGTCGAACCCACAAGGTCCACCCAACTTTGGAAACTTGCAGTCTGGTGGATGGCATTCCTTCCTTCCTCCAAAATGTCCCATTTTTACTACATCAACATCTGCAGATTTTGTAGGTACTAAAGAAAATTCAATATCTAGGGAGGGGTTAAGAACGCACCAGCGTACTGCATCTGAGAGTTTTCTTCTTGAGGAGCAGCCCTCTTGGCTTGATGACCTTCTTAATGAGTCTGAGATGCCTGTGCGGAAAGGATCTCATCGGCGGTCATCTAGTGACTCTTTTGCATACCTGGACACATCTAGTATTTCATGGAATGGAGACAGTTTAGCCCAGGATGACCACAAGCATCGTACTTCAGCAGCAGTGCCTTCATGGGGACCTCAGGAATTTGATTACCTCAAAGACATGCAGCTTGCATCTTATTATAATGATGCAAATTCAACAGGAGGAACTCGAAGTAGAGGCTTAGAGTTTAGCAAGAAAATGGCTACCTATCCAAGCAACAGTCTTCCATCAGCAAAGGACAAGCTTGTACTTCCAGGTTCATCTTCTGCTACAAAGAAGTCTGATGCTTTATCATCTACTCTCATGGAAGGCCAAGTCAAAGAGGAATGTAGTCAAGATCAGGTAGGCTCTTCTGATACCAAGGAAGGCCCTCAGGCTAAGCACAGTCAATCTGAGATGGAAGCAAGGCGAGCTAAACA GCAATTTGCTCAAAGATCTCGAGTACGCAAGCTTCAGTACATTGCTGAGCTGGAGAGAAATGTTCAGGCATTACAGGCAA AAGGACTGGAACTTTCAGCTCAACTGCAGTTTTTGGATCAGCAGAACCTTATACTGAACTTGGAGAACAAAGCCCTGAAGCAACAACTGGATTGCCTTGTACATGAGCATCTTGTGAAATGCC TTCAGCATGAGACATTGGGCCAAGAGGCTGCACGACTTCGAACTTTGTATCATCGtcaacaacaacagcagcagcagcagccacctCCTACTCACAGACGCAGTAAAAGTAGGGACCTTGATTCTCAGTTTGCCAATCTCTCCTTAAAAGGAAATGAATCAAGTTCAGGTCCTGGTCAGCTCCACATTTGA
- the LOC135585640 gene encoding uncharacterized protein At4g06598-like isoform X3, which produces MVTDLDCTMSNPQGPPNFGNLQSGGWHSFLPPKCPIFTTSTSADFVGTKENSISREGLRTHQRTASESFLLEEQPSWLDDLLNESEMPVRKGSHRRSSSDSFAYLDTSSISWNGDSLAQDDHKHRTSAAVPSWGPQEFDYLKDMQLASYYNDANSTGGTRSRGLEFSKKMATYPSNSLPSAKDKLVLPGSSSATKKSDALSSTLMEGQVKEECSQDQVGSSDTKEGPQAKHSQSEMEARRAKQQFAQRSRVRKLQYIAELERNVQALQAKGLELSAQLQFLDQQNLILNLENKALKQQLDCLVHEHLVKCLQHETLGQEAARLRTLYHRQQQQQQQQPPPTHRRSKSRDLDSQFANLSLKGNESSSGPGQLHI; this is translated from the exons ATGGTAACAGACTTGGATTGCACGATGTCGAACCCACAAGGTCCACCCAACTTTGGAAACTTGCAGTCTGGTGGATGGCATTCCTTCCTTCCTCCAAAATGTCCCATTTTTACTACATCAACATCTGCAGATTTTGTAGGTACTAAAGAAAATTCAATATCTAGGGAGGGGTTAAGAACGCACCAGCGTACTGCATCTGAGAGTTTTCTTCTTGAGGAGCAGCCCTCTTGGCTTGATGACCTTCTTAATGAGTCTGAGATGCCTGTGCGGAAAGGATCTCATCGGCGGTCATCTAGTGACTCTTTTGCATACCTGGACACATCTAGTATTTCATGGAATGGAGACAGTTTAGCCCAGGATGACCACAAGCATCGTACTTCAGCAGCAGTGCCTTCATGGGGACCTCAGGAATTTGATTACCTCAAAGACATGCAGCTTGCATCTTATTATAATGATGCAAATTCAACAGGAGGAACTCGAAGTAGAGGCTTAGAGTTTAGCAAGAAAATGGCTACCTATCCAAGCAACAGTCTTCCATCAGCAAAGGACAAGCTTGTACTTCCAGGTTCATCTTCTGCTACAAAGAAGTCTGATGCTTTATCATCTACTCTCATGGAAGGCCAAGTCAAAGAGGAATGTAGTCAAGATCAGGTAGGCTCTTCTGATACCAAGGAAGGCCCTCAGGCTAAGCACAGTCAATCTGAGATGGAAGCAAGGCGAGCTAAACA GCAATTTGCTCAAAGATCTCGAGTACGCAAGCTTCAGTACATTGCTGAGCTGGAGAGAAATGTTCAGGCATTACAGGCAA AAGGACTGGAACTTTCAGCTCAACTGCAGTTTTTGGATCAGCAGAACCTTATACTGAACTTGGAGAACAAAGCCCTGAAGCAACAACTGGATTGCCTTGTACATGAGCATCTTGTGAAATGCC TTCAGCATGAGACATTGGGCCAAGAGGCTGCACGACTTCGAACTTTGTATCATCGtcaacaacaacagcagcagcagcagccacctCCTACTCACAGACGCAGTAAAAGTAGGGACCTTGATTCTCAGTTTGCCAATCTCTCCTTAAAAGGAAATGAATCAAGTTCAGGTCCTGGTCAGCTCCACATTTGA
- the LOC135592236 gene encoding ABC transporter G family member 5-like — protein MKPQAGCEIEATGISYQISISKRCHPLKKIWSRDGEEGGGASSHRPASCREEDNAQVVDAADEKTCNECEVRNVLQNVSCCAKPSEILAIVGPSGAGKSTLLEILAGKISPSTPPTILINQRPVDKSNFRRISGYVTQKDTLFPLLTVRETLMFSARLRLGCGGGSGLSQSQLSSRVESLLRELGLGRVADARVGDDARLRGISGGERRRVSIGVEVVHDPRVLILDEPTSGLDSTSALQIVDMLKDMAETRGRTIILSIHQPGFRILKLFGCILLLADGTVLHHGTIDQLHSHLRSVDLELPRHANVLEFAMDSIDTLRRWQLEHHQQQPPPARAPPPQFPKKLVDGADDKRDRCTLQQLFQQHKVVDEESLAGLDPDELSYECANSRPREIAILTHRFLKNVMRTKQLFAFRTIQMLVSGLVLGSIFYRLKDENIRERVGLFAFILTFLLSCTTEALPIFLQEREILMKETSSGSYRVSSYVIANGLVFLPFLFILAVLFSVPVYWLAGLRPSCSAFMYFLLLIWLILYTANSVVVCFSALAPNFIIGNSIISGIMGTFFLFSGYFISKQWMPSYWVFMHYVSLFKYPFEGFLVNEFSGSGKCLEYGFGVCLLRGDDVLRKEGLKEECRWKNVMMMVCFILAYRFFSYLILRVRCRCAQRGGLKGALA, from the coding sequence ATGAAGCCACAAGCCGGCTGTGAGATAGAGGCCACGGGCATCAGCTACCAGATCTCCATCTCAAAGAGATGTCACCCCTTGAAGAAGATATGGAGTAGAGATGGAGAGGAGGGTGGTGGTGCGTCGAGTCACCGCCCTGCATCATGCAGAGAGGAAGACAATGCACAAGTTGTTGATGCAGCCGATGAGAAGACCTGCAACGAGTGCGAAGTCCGGAATGTGCTGCAGAACGTCAGCTGCTGCGCCAAGCCGTCGGAGATCCTGGCGATCGTCGGCCCAAGCGGCGCCGGCAAGTCCACATTGCTCGAGATCCTCGCCGGGAAGATAAGCCCGTCGACGCCGCCGACCATCCTGATCAACCAGCGGCCGGTGGACAAGTCCAATTTCCGGAGGATCTCCGGCTACGTGACTCAAAAGGACACTCTGTTCCCCCTACTGACGGTGCGGGAGACGCTCATGTTCAGCGCCCGCCTCCGCCTCGgctgcggcggcggcagcggcctcTCCCAGTCTCAGCTGAGCTCCCGGGTGGAGTCCCTCCTCCGGGAGCTCGGTTTGGGGCGCGTCGCCGACGCTCGTGTGGGTGACGACGCCCGCCTCCGGGGTATCTCCGGCGGCGAGCGCCGGAGGGTCTCCATCGGAGTTGAGGTAGTCCACGACCCGAGAGTGCTGATCCTAGACGAGCCCACGTCCGGGCTGGATAGCACGTCGGCGCTGCAGATCGTCGACATGCTCAAGGACATGGCCGAGACCCGCGGCCGCACCATCATCCTCAGCATCCACCAGCCCGGGTTTCGCATTCTGAAGCTCTTCGGCTGCATCCTCCTCCTCGCCGATGGCACCGTTCTCCACCACGGCACCATCGACCAACTCCACTCCCATCTCCGTTCCGTCGATCTCGAGCTACCCCGGCACGCCAACGTCCTCGAATTCGCCATGGACTCCATCGACACCCTCCGCCGCTGGCAATTAGAGCATCACCAGCAACAACCACCGCCGGCAAGAGCACCACCACCCCAGTTTCCCAAGAAATTAGTTGACGGAGCTGACGACAAGAGAGACAGGTGCACCCTGCAGCAGCTCTTTCAGCAGCACAAGGTGGTCGACGAGGAGTCGCTCGCGGGGCTCGACCCCGACGAGCTGTCGTACGAGTGCGCTAACTCGAGGCCCCGAGAGATCGCCATCCTTACCCACCGCTTCTTGAAGAACGTAATGCGGACCAAGCAACTGTTTGCGTTTCGGACGATCCAAATGCTCGTCTCCGGCCTCGTCCTCGGCTCGATATTCTACCGTCTCAAGGACGAAAACATCAGAGAACGAGTGGGTCTCTTCGCCTTTATCTTGACATTCCTGCTCTCTTGCACCACGGAAGCGCTGCCGATCTTCCTCCAGGAAAGAGAGATTCTAATGAAGGAGACATCGAGTGGCAGCTACCGAGTCTCCTCTTATGTGATCGCCAACGGGCTCGTCTTCCTTCCGTTCCTCTTCATCCTGGCCGTACTCTTCTCCGTCCCGGTCTACTGGCTCGCAGGGCTCCGGCCGAGCTGCTCAGCCTTCATGTACTTCTTGCTGTTAATATGGCTAATCCTGTACACCGCGAACTCGGTGGTAGTCTGCTTCAGCGCTCTTGCCCCCAACTTCATCATCGGAAACTCCATTATCTCAGGAATCATGGGCACCTTCTTCCTTTTCTCCGGCTACTTCATATCGAAGCAGTGGATGCCGAGCTACTGGGTGTTCATGCACTACGTTTCCCTGTTCAAGTATCCGTTCGAGGGATTCCTCGTCAACGAGTTCTCCGGCTCCGGCAAGTGCTTGGAGTACGGGTTTGGGGTGTGCCTGCTGAGAGGGGATGATGTGCTGAGGAAGGAAGGATTGAAGGAGGAGTGCAGGTGGAAGAATGTGATGATGATGGTGTGCTTCATCTTGGCTTACAGGTTCTTCTCCTACCTCATACTGAGGGTCAGGTGCAGGTGTGCTCAGAGAGGTGGGCTCAAAGGAGCCTTGGCCTGA